TCAATTTCGATGACCAATGTCCCCATTTGCTGCTTGGCCCTCATCGATCCGCAGTCAGGGCCTTTGGGAAGATTGAAGTCAATGTGAGATTGAAAATTCTTGTTGAAGAGGCTGCGCGGTGCGTCGAATGCAGTCTACTACTCCAAGCTGTGTACAATTTCAAGCCTAGTTGGATCAGTGCCGACAAAAACGGCAAATGGATGCGCGTCGAGAAATGGAGCACTTACACTGTCAGGCTCTTTTCAAGGAGGATCTCAGTTGGCTCATTTCAGATGCTTCACCGATCAAAGGGTAGGCTACACAGgatgtcttcttcagctcatAAACTTGCTTATGCGTTTACTTCtctattattatatactgACCACACCTATATAGATGAACCTTTTTATGAGTCAGGGGATCCAAACGCTGAGTCTACCGATATCCTGCGAAGACCTCGGGCTCAAGCATTGGAAGTCATCCCAGATTCATCTTCCAAGGCTGCTATAGATCGCGCCTCTCGATGGCTCTCCCATTGTCTTGAGCACGATGAGGCATGTGAATTACCAAACACAGAGTTTATGCCCAAACTACTTATAGATGTCGGTTCTGAGGATGACGCTATAAAACCATTCCTCTATAAACCCACTGAAGTGACACCATACACATGCCTAAGCTACTGCGGGGGATCCGATACCGAAGATGTTTTGTGGACAACCGCAGAGAATTTGGAAGCGCACTATGAGTCGATTCCATGGTCCAAGGTACCTCTTGGTATAAGAGACGCCATTATAGTCTGCCGCGGTCTCAAGATTCGCAGCTTGTGGGTAGACTCTTTGTGTATCATCCACGACGATTCCGTGGCTTGGCGCAGTGATGCGGCAGAAATAAACCGCATTTATCTATATTCTCGGCTTTCAATCGCAGCTCTTGAACCGGCGACATGCAAGTCACGATTTTTGGGACCCCAGAAGTTTGCGCACCCTGCCTGGCAGAGTTGCTTTACGGCTGACACTCCACTTAACCCGAAGGAGCCACCTCTTGAGGTTTTTGTGAGACCATGCCTTGCGGAAAATGCTGAGTACAAGGAGGACTTGTCAAGAAGCTCTCTCGATAAACGAGGATGGTCTCTTCAGGAAAGTCTAATACCGACCCGTCGGTTGTGCTTCAATGGCAACGAGATGATTTGGCAGTGTCTGTGTCGAACAATATGTGAGTGCGGTCACATATTGTGGAAGCCTCAATCCTCTGGGTTTGGGCGTTTAGGGACGCATCTCAAGTCGAAGCGCTTGAAAGCAGACGTAGTGCTCTCCGACCCACAGCCAGCATGGCAGAGCTGGCATCAGTCGGACAGATATGACTATCGTCGAAGCGGCCCCGGGTATCCCAAAAATCCATataaaagatggagagacaTTGTAGTGGAATACACAAAGCGCGGTCTTATCCTCCGAAAAGATAAGTTGAATGCTGTCTCAGGGCTGGCTATGCTAGCTCGTGAAAGTCTTCCAGAGAACCCGCAAGATCAAGGATATGGACACCCTGAAGAGTATCTGGCGGGCCTTTGGAGAGGAGAATTCCATTTCGACCTTGCATGGATGGTAAAATCACCCGTTGCGGAGCAGGGCATAGCGGAGAGATCGAGCATCCCAAGTTGGTCATGGGCGTCCGTTAACGCGCCTGTGACGTACAAATTCGACGACCCGGTAGAAACATGGAAGCATACCCCTTATCTTATAGAACGCGTCAAGGTGGAAAGTGTTACATGCATGAGGGAAGTTACAAACGAGGAAACAAGTAATGTTATAAGTGGCGAGGCCATCTTGACAGGTCTTATATCTCATGTGAAGCTGGCTGTGATGCTTGACTCAGGCGGAATGGCGAAAGCATATGTGAGATCTGCAAATTTACGCTCCTATAAGGTGAAACTGGACCGACCGAGAAGCTTGACAATCCTCTCTGGAGAGCGGCAGAGTGACTGCTGGATGAAAGGTACCTGCCAGCACGGAGATGACTGCTGTAAATGGACGATGGAAGAACATGATGAGAAGCTTATTTGCATTGTGCTGTTTA
Above is a genomic segment from Trichoderma breve strain T069 chromosome 6, whole genome shotgun sequence containing:
- a CDS encoding heterokaryon incompatibility protein (HET) domain-containing protein, producing the protein MLHRSKDEPFYESGDPNAESTDILRRPRAQALEVIPDSSSKAAIDRASRWLSHCLEHDEACELPNTEFMPKLLIDVGSEDDAIKPFLYKPTEVTPYTCLSYCGGSDTEDVLWTTAENLEAHYESIPWSKVPLGIRDAIIVCRGLKIRSLWVDSLCIIHDDSVAWRSDAAEINRIYLYSRLSIAALEPATCKSRFLGPQKFAHPAWQSCFTADTPLNPKEPPLEVFVRPCLAENAEYKEDLSRSSLDKRGWSLQESLIPTRRLCFNGNEMIWQCLCRTICECGHILWKPQSSGFGRLGTHLKSKRLKADVVLSDPQPAWQSWHQSDRYDYRRSGPGYPKNPYKRWRDIVVEYTKRGLILRKDKLNAVSGLAMLARESLPENPQDQGYGHPEEYLAGLWRGEFHFDLAWMVKSPVAEQGIAERSSIPSWSWASVNAPVTYKFDDPVETWKHTPYLIERVKVESVTCMREVTNEETSNVISGEAILTGLISHVKLAVMLDSGGMAKAYVRSANLRSYKVKLDRPRSLTILSGERQSDCWMKGTCQHGDDCCKWTMEEHDEKLICIVLFTWTAPVNKNDYYGNPRPNMGPEPWFLVLKPSTSVDGAFERIGIGHHAHWDIEKCKLFEDEELATVKIV